In Fibrobacter sp. UWH6, one genomic interval encodes:
- the speA gene encoding biosynthetic arginine decarboxylase — MKKWRIDDSRDLYNVRGWGVNYFDINDKGHATVSPMKDKGCEIDLYELVQELSIRDVSTPMLLRFPDILDSRIEKLNECFNNARKEYGFEGTYYGMFPIKVNQQRAVLEEVVRHGKKYNIGLEAGSKPELHAVLANMDNPDALIICNGYKDEDFIELALLAQKMGKKIFIVVEKMNELHLVVELSRRIGIRPNIGVRIKLASSGSGKWEESGGYHSKFGLNSSELLEALDYIKEEGMEDCLKLIHFHLGSQITNIRHIKSGLREVSQFYVQIRKMGMGLEFVDVGGGLGVDYDGTRSSNASSVNYSIQEYANDVVYALYEACQEAKLPHPNVIAESGRALTAHHSILVFNILETAGQAFFNEEEHEIGDDAPDALKDLYSIYKGLTPKNLLESWHDAMQLNDDVLNGFKVGDYDLPTRAMSERLFWSIAREVNQIASELRHAPYELAELPRLLAEKYFGNFSLFQSLPDSWAIDQIFPVMPIQRLNEEPTVETTIQDVTCDSDGKIGMFVRGGDVARTLPLHKLKKDDPYYIAVYLVGAYQEILGDMHNLFGDTNAVHIVCDNKGGYEIDKIIDGESVEDVLDYVNFSDKALVKTMENWVTGSVKEGKISVKEGKEFLNIYRSGLYGYTYLE; from the coding sequence ATGAAGAAATGGCGTATCGACGACTCACGCGATTTGTACAACGTTCGCGGTTGGGGCGTCAACTATTTTGACATCAACGACAAGGGCCACGCAACTGTTTCTCCCATGAAGGACAAGGGCTGCGAAATTGACCTTTACGAGCTGGTACAGGAACTGTCCATCCGTGACGTTTCCACTCCCATGCTCCTGCGTTTCCCCGACATTCTGGACAGCCGTATCGAAAAGCTGAACGAATGCTTCAACAACGCCCGCAAGGAATACGGCTTCGAAGGCACCTACTACGGCATGTTCCCCATCAAGGTGAACCAGCAGCGCGCCGTGCTGGAAGAAGTTGTTCGTCATGGCAAGAAGTACAACATCGGTCTTGAAGCAGGTTCCAAGCCAGAACTCCACGCCGTGCTTGCCAATATGGATAATCCGGACGCACTGATTATCTGTAACGGTTACAAGGACGAAGACTTTATCGAACTGGCTCTCCTTGCGCAGAAGATGGGCAAGAAGATCTTTATCGTGGTCGAAAAGATGAACGAGCTCCACCTGGTGGTGGAACTGTCCCGTCGCATCGGCATCCGCCCCAACATCGGTGTCCGCATCAAGCTGGCAAGCTCCGGCAGCGGCAAGTGGGAAGAATCCGGTGGTTACCACAGCAAGTTTGGTCTCAACAGTTCTGAACTCCTGGAAGCCTTGGACTACATCAAGGAAGAAGGAATGGAAGACTGCCTGAAGCTGATCCATTTCCACCTGGGTAGCCAGATTACCAACATTCGCCACATCAAGAGCGGCCTGCGTGAAGTCTCCCAGTTCTACGTGCAGATTCGCAAGATGGGTATGGGCCTTGAATTCGTGGACGTTGGTGGCGGTCTCGGCGTAGACTACGATGGCACTCGCAGTTCCAACGCCAGCTCCGTGAACTACTCCATCCAGGAATACGCCAACGACGTGGTGTACGCCCTGTACGAAGCCTGCCAGGAAGCAAAGCTGCCTCACCCCAACGTGATTGCAGAATCTGGCCGAGCCCTTACAGCACACCACTCCATTCTGGTGTTCAACATTCTGGAAACTGCAGGTCAGGCCTTCTTCAACGAAGAAGAACATGAAATCGGTGACGACGCTCCCGACGCACTGAAGGACCTGTACAGCATCTATAAGGGTCTTACTCCCAAGAACCTGCTGGAAAGCTGGCACGACGCCATGCAGCTGAACGATGACGTTCTGAACGGCTTCAAGGTGGGCGACTACGACTTGCCTACCCGCGCCATGAGCGAACGACTGTTCTGGAGCATCGCCCGCGAAGTGAACCAGATCGCAAGCGAACTGCGCCATGCTCCGTACGAACTGGCAGAACTCCCCCGCCTGCTGGCCGAAAAGTACTTCGGCAACTTCAGCTTGTTCCAGAGCCTGCCCGACAGCTGGGCTATCGACCAGATTTTCCCGGTGATGCCCATCCAGCGCCTGAACGAAGAACCTACTGTCGAAACCACCATCCAGGACGTGACTTGCGACTCTGATGGTAAGATCGGCATGTTCGTTCGCGGTGGTGACGTGGCCCGCACTCTTCCCCTGCATAAGCTGAAGAAGGACGATCCCTATTACATCGCCGTTTACCTCGTCGGTGCCTACCAGGAAATTCTCGGCGACATGCACAACCTCTTCGGCGACACCAACGCCGTCCACATTGTCTGCGACAACAAGGGCGGCTACGAGATCGACAAGATCATCGACGGCGAATCTGTTGAAGATGTGCTGGACTACGTGAACTTCAGCGACAAGGCCCTGGTGAAGACCATGGAAAACTGGGTGACCGGTTCCGTGAAGGAAGGCAAGATCTCTGTGAAGGAAGGCAAGGAATTCCTGAACATCTACCGTTCCGGCCTTTACGGCTACACCTACCTGGAATAG
- a CDS encoding saccharopine dehydrogenase family protein: protein MARALIIGCGAVATVAIKKCCTVSEVFSEICIASRHRENCEKLAEQIRPNSKTVITTAAVDADKAENVVKLIKEYKPDLVMNIALPYQDLAIMDACLECGVNYMDTANYEPENIDDPEWRKVYDKRCKEAGFSAYFDYSWQWAYAKKFEEKGLTALLGSGFDPGVTQAYCAYALKHQFDTIEEIDILDCNGGDHGYKFATNFNPEINLREVSAPGSYWDTDANGKGHWVEIPAMSIKREYNFKEVGQKDMYLLHHEEIESLAKNIPGVKRIRFFMTFGQSYLDHMRCLEDVGMLRTDPIMFNGQEIVPIQFLKALLPDPASLGPRTVGKTNIGCIFKGTKDGKPKTYYLFNVCDHQECYKELGSQAIAYTTGVPAMCGALMMLTGKWTTPGVHTVEEFDPDPYMDALNKYGLPWQEDFNPVLVD, encoded by the coding sequence ATGGCAAGAGCTCTGATTATCGGTTGTGGCGCCGTTGCCACCGTCGCTATCAAGAAGTGCTGCACCGTCAGCGAAGTTTTCTCTGAAATCTGCATTGCAAGCCGCCATCGCGAAAACTGCGAAAAGCTGGCCGAACAGATTCGTCCGAACTCCAAGACGGTGATTACCACCGCTGCCGTTGACGCCGACAAGGCCGAAAACGTGGTGAAGCTGATCAAGGAATACAAGCCTGATCTGGTGATGAACATCGCACTCCCCTACCAGGATCTTGCCATCATGGACGCATGTCTTGAATGCGGCGTAAACTACATGGATACCGCCAACTACGAACCGGAAAACATCGACGATCCGGAATGGCGCAAGGTTTACGACAAGCGCTGCAAGGAAGCAGGCTTCAGCGCCTACTTCGATTACAGCTGGCAGTGGGCATACGCCAAGAAGTTTGAAGAAAAGGGCCTTACCGCACTTCTCGGTTCTGGCTTTGACCCGGGTGTTACCCAGGCTTACTGCGCCTACGCCCTGAAGCACCAGTTCGACACTATCGAAGAAATCGATATCCTGGATTGCAACGGCGGTGATCACGGCTACAAGTTCGCCACCAACTTCAACCCGGAAATCAACCTCCGCGAAGTTTCCGCTCCGGGCAGCTACTGGGACACCGACGCTAACGGCAAGGGCCACTGGGTTGAAATTCCGGCCATGAGCATCAAGCGCGAATACAACTTCAAGGAAGTGGGCCAGAAGGACATGTACCTCCTGCACCACGAAGAAATTGAATCTCTGGCAAAGAACATTCCGGGCGTGAAGCGCATCCGCTTCTTCATGACTTTCGGCCAGAGCTACCTGGACCACATGCGCTGCCTGGAAGACGTGGGCATGCTGCGTACCGATCCTATCATGTTCAACGGTCAGGAAATCGTTCCTATCCAGTTCCTGAAGGCACTCCTTCCGGATCCGGCAAGCCTCGGCCCCCGCACTGTGGGCAAGACCAACATCGGCTGTATTTTCAAGGGCACCAAGGACGGCAAGCCCAAGACTTACTACCTGTTCAACGTTTGCGACCACCAGGAATGCTACAAGGAACTGGGCAGCCAGGCAATCGCCTACACCACCGGCGTTCCCGCTATGTGCGGCGCACTCATGATGCTCACCGGCAAGTGGACTACCCCGGGTGTTCATACTGTTGAAGAATTCGATCCGGATCCGTACATGGACGCACTGAACAAGTACGGCCTCCCCTGGCAGGAAGACTTCAACCCGGTTCTCGTTGATTAG